The following DNA comes from Natranaerovirga pectinivora.
TCTCCAAATCCTTGCAAGCAAGTTTGTAGATTAGTCTTTCATATCAACCGTGTAACATGCCATTCGCTTCGCTACAGGCATAAGGTTTCAATGAAAGACTAATCTCCAAATCCTTGCAAGCAAGTTTGTAGATTAGTCTTTCATATAAAAAAGAAAAAGGTGATTATATGCCTGAATTTAAGATTGTTTCAGATTTTCAACCAACAGGAGATCAGCCCCAAGCCATAGAGATGCTGGTAGATGGATATAAAAAGAATAATAAAGCACAAACATTACTAGGGGTAACAGGTTCTGGTAAAACCTTTACGATGGCACATGTAATAGAAAAAATCCAAAAACCAACATTAATTATAGCCCATAACAAAACTTTAGCAGCTCAATTATATGGTGAATTTAAAGAGTTTTTTCCAGAGAATGCAGTTGAGTACTTTGTAAGTTATTACGATTATTATCAACCAGAAGCATATGTACCCCATACAGATACATTTATAGAAAAAGATTCATCTATTAATGAAGAAATAGACAAGCTTAGACATTCAGCCACTGCATCGTTATTTGAAAGAAAAGATGTTATTATAATAGCCAGTGTATCTTGTATTTATGGATTAGGTGACCCAATAGATTATAATAATTTAGTTGTTTCATTAAGACCTGGAATGGAAAAAGAAAGAGATGAAATACTAAGAAAATTAATTGATATACAATATTCTAGAAATGATTTAGATTTTAAAAGAGGTACCTTTAGAGTTAGAGGAGATGTTGTAGAAGTCTATCCAGCTGGCTCAGGGGAAAGGGCCATAAGAATTGAATTTTTTGGAGATGAAATAGATAGGATAACAGAAGTAGATACACTAACAGGAGAGTTATTAGGAACCTTAGATCATATTTCTATTTTTCCCGCATCTCATTATGCCATCCCAGAAGAAAAGATAGAACTGGCCATCCAATCCATAGAAGAAGAATTAGTAGAATGTGTTAAAAACTTTAAAAGCGAGGACAAACTTTTAGAAGCTCAAAGAATAGCTCAACGAACCAATTTTGACATAGAAATGTTAAGAGAAACAGGATTTTGTTCAGGTGTTGAAAACTATTCAAGACATTTATCTGGACGAGCACCAGGAAGTACACCCCATACATTAATCGATTACTTTCCAGAAGATTTTTTAATCATAGTAGATGAATCTCATATAACTTTACCTCAAATTAGAGGAATGTTTGCAGGTGACCAAGCTAGAAAAAGTACTCTAGTGGAGTATGGTTTTAGAATGCCATCGGCTAAAGACAATAGACCATTGAATTTTCCAGAGTTTGAAGAAAAAATCAATCAAATATTATTTGTTTCGGCTACACCTGGCCCATATGAAAAGGCCAATGAAGAATTAAGAGCAGAACAAATTATAAGACCAACAGGTCTATTGGATCCTATTATTGAAGTTAGACCAGTAAAAGGACAAATTGATGATTTGATAAAAGAAGTAAATATAGAAATAGACAACAAAAGGAAGGTATTGATTACAACATTAACAAAGAGAATGTCAGAGGACTTAACCAATTATATGAAAGAAGTTGGCATACGAGTAAGGTATCTACATTCTGATATTGATACTTTAGAAAGAATGGAAATTGTAAGAGACTTAAGAATGGATGTTTTTGATGTTTTAATTGGTATTAATTTATTAAGAGAAGGCTTGGATATACCAGAAGTTGCTTTAGTGACAATATTAGATG
Coding sequences within:
- the uvrB gene encoding excinuclease ABC subunit UvrB is translated as MPEFKIVSDFQPTGDQPQAIEMLVDGYKKNNKAQTLLGVTGSGKTFTMAHVIEKIQKPTLIIAHNKTLAAQLYGEFKEFFPENAVEYFVSYYDYYQPEAYVPHTDTFIEKDSSINEEIDKLRHSATASLFERKDVIIIASVSCIYGLGDPIDYNNLVVSLRPGMEKERDEILRKLIDIQYSRNDLDFKRGTFRVRGDVVEVYPAGSGERAIRIEFFGDEIDRITEVDTLTGELLGTLDHISIFPASHYAIPEEKIELAIQSIEEELVECVKNFKSEDKLLEAQRIAQRTNFDIEMLRETGFCSGVENYSRHLSGRAPGSTPHTLIDYFPEDFLIIVDESHITLPQIRGMFAGDQARKSTLVEYGFRMPSAKDNRPLNFPEFEEKINQILFVSATPGPYEKANEELRAEQIIRPTGLLDPIIEVRPVKGQIDDLIKEVNIEIDNKRKVLITTLTKRMSEDLTNYMKEVGIRVRYLHSDIDTLERMEIVRDLRMDVFDVLIGINLLREGLDIPEVALVTILDADKEGFLRSETSLIQTVGRAARNAEGRVIMYADKITDSMRKAISETNRRRLIQEEYNNVHGITPQTIKKKVRDLIRISKVSDEKGSYQLKKDPESMDIDEIRALTSQLSKEMHQAAADLQFEKAATIRDELIELKKHLQKLKD